In a single window of the Magnolia sinica isolate HGM2019 chromosome 7, MsV1, whole genome shotgun sequence genome:
- the LOC131250809 gene encoding uncharacterized protein LOC131250809 — protein MAAREQANSAQVEVSEWKRKYDIAVREAKAALEKAATIQERYNKDTQHRENALRTEFSESLAEKEDEIKDKQAKIEQAENHLMSLCLELKAAEPKLKNYDLEASTLKLEIKDLSEMLDSAKATAQSYEREARIIEREKTHLEQKYQSEFKRFKEADERCRAAENEAKKSG, from the exons ATGGCTGCTCGTGAACAAGCGAACTCTGCCCAGGTGGAAGTGTCAGAGTGGAAGAGAAAGTATGACATTGCTGTCAGAGAAGCCAAAGCAGCTCTTGAGAAGGCAGCTACAATACAGGAACGCTATAATAAGGACACGCAGCATAGGGAGAATGCTCTGAGGACAGAATTCTCTGAAAGTTTGGCTGAAAAG GAAGATGAAATTAAAGATAAGCAAGCAAAAATCGAACAAGCTGAGAATCATCTAATGAGTTTGTGTCTGGAGCTGAAG GCTGCTGAGCCGAAACTGAAGAACTATGACTTGGAAGCTTCGACCTTAAAACTTGAAATCAAGGATTTGAGTGAGATGTTAGATTCTGCGAAGGCCACAGCTCAATCGTACGAGAGAGAAGCAAGGATAATAGAACGAGAAAAGACTCACCTGGAGCAAAAGTATCAATCCGAGTTCAAAAGGTTCAAGGAAGCAGATGAAAGGTGCCGGGCTGCAGAAAATGAAGCAAAAAAGAGTGGTTGA